A window of Natrinema versiforme contains these coding sequences:
- a CDS encoding PIN domain-containing protein, whose amino-acid sequence MSTRTRVALDTSALMMPVELDVRLFEELDRLLDDYEPTIPQAVLEELRRLSEKGGTEGTAATVGHDLATERCLVVDTEASYADDALVELAREGAVDYVVTNDRPLGDRVLEASRPVIALRGRNKLAITQP is encoded by the coding sequence ATGAGCACGCGGACGCGGGTCGCCCTCGATACGAGCGCGCTCATGATGCCGGTCGAACTCGACGTGCGGCTGTTCGAGGAACTCGACCGGCTCCTCGACGACTACGAGCCGACGATTCCACAGGCCGTCCTCGAGGAACTCCGGCGGCTATCGGAGAAGGGCGGCACGGAGGGGACGGCCGCGACCGTCGGCCACGATCTGGCGACCGAACGCTGTCTCGTCGTCGACACGGAGGCATCGTACGCGGACGACGCGCTGGTCGAACTCGCCCGCGAGGGCGCGGTCGACTACGTCGTGACGAACGACCGTCCGTTGGGCGACCGGGTGCTCGAAGCGAGCAGACCGGTAATTGCATTACGCGGGAGAAACAAGTTAGCGATCACTCAACCATAG
- a CDS encoding DNA-directed RNA polymerase codes for MYKRVRLKDTVEVPPEELGDVSPDRVKRLLQDKLEGRMDEEVGSVVSVTEVHDIGEGTVLPNRPGVYYEAEFDAVTFDPEMQEVVDGTVVEVVEFGAFVGIGPVDGLLHVSQISDEYLAFDGENQRLSSNESDRALGVDDAVRTRIVTKSIDERNPRDSKIGLTAKQPGLGKHGWLEEEREKREATAGE; via the coding sequence ATGTACAAACGGGTCAGATTGAAGGATACGGTAGAAGTGCCACCGGAAGAGCTCGGCGACGTGTCGCCGGATCGAGTCAAGCGACTGCTCCAGGACAAACTCGAGGGGCGAATGGACGAGGAGGTCGGTAGCGTCGTCTCCGTCACCGAAGTCCACGATATCGGCGAGGGAACGGTGCTGCCGAACCGGCCGGGCGTCTACTACGAGGCCGAGTTCGACGCGGTGACGTTCGATCCGGAGATGCAGGAAGTCGTCGACGGCACCGTCGTCGAAGTCGTCGAATTCGGCGCCTTCGTCGGCATCGGCCCCGTCGACGGGCTGCTCCACGTCTCGCAGATCAGCGACGAGTATCTCGCCTTCGACGGCGAGAACCAGCGGCTCTCCTCGAACGAGTCCGACCGCGCGCTCGGCGTCGACGACGCCGTTCGGACTCGTATCGTCACCAAGAGCATCGACGAGCGCAACCCCCGGGACTCGAAGATCGGGCTCACCGCCAAACAGCCCGGCCTCGGCAAACACGGCTGGCTCGAGGAAGAGCGCGAGAAACGCGAAGCGACCGCAGGTGAATAA
- the spt4 gene encoding transcription elongation factor subunit Spt4 has protein sequence MASDRLVCRECHRVNEPDNETCDACNSSSLTEDWAGYVIIAHPEESEIATEMQITEPGAYALKVR, from the coding sequence ATGGCATCCGACCGTCTCGTCTGTCGCGAGTGTCACCGGGTCAACGAACCCGACAACGAGACCTGTGACGCCTGCAACTCCTCGTCGCTGACCGAGGACTGGGCGGGCTACGTCATCATCGCCCACCCCGAGGAAAGCGAAATCGCGACGGAGATGCAGATCACCGAACCGGGCGCGTACGCCCTGAAGGTCCGCTGA
- a CDS encoding GTP-dependent dephospho-CoA kinase family protein: MTRDDDRDAASAADDQLLVLPDDLRHELKEPMGPIETDADRLLETVDGPLIAVGDVVTYHLLEAGHRPDVALVDGRTKRSAVDEEIREAVTSGASIEVRNPPAELSAPVVRALRRALAADEPTTILVDGEEDLVALPAIVAAPEGASVVYGQPDEGMVHVKVADDHRTEMRALLERFEGDTERFWALLEGSDDGE; this comes from the coding sequence GTGACCCGCGACGACGACCGAGACGCGGCGTCCGCCGCCGACGACCAGCTACTGGTTTTACCCGACGACCTGCGCCACGAACTCAAGGAGCCGATGGGACCCATCGAGACCGACGCCGACCGGCTTCTCGAGACCGTCGACGGCCCCCTCATCGCCGTCGGCGACGTCGTCACCTACCACCTGCTCGAGGCGGGCCACCGGCCCGACGTCGCACTGGTCGACGGTCGCACGAAACGCAGCGCGGTCGACGAGGAGATCCGCGAGGCAGTGACGTCGGGCGCGAGCATCGAAGTCAGAAACCCCCCTGCGGAGCTTTCGGCACCGGTCGTTCGGGCGCTCCGACGTGCTCTCGCGGCCGACGAGCCGACGACGATTCTGGTCGACGGCGAGGAGGATCTGGTCGCGCTTCCGGCCATCGTCGCCGCGCCCGAGGGCGCGAGCGTGGTCTACGGCCAGCCCGACGAGGGGATGGTCCACGTGAAAGTCGCCGACGACCACCGGACCGAGATGCGCGCGCTCCTCGAGCGCTTCGAGGGCGACACCGAGCGGTTCTGGGCCCTGCTCGAGGGCTCGGACGACGGCGAGTAA
- a CDS encoding fumarylacetoacetate hydrolase family protein: MKLATFAVDTPVGPVERIGAVDESTDTDDTPADEAALVDLTAAYGATLEAEGEPAPADLARSHVPPEMIAFLERGDRAIADAREALEYAAETDAERGPGGAKLRYEPGEYRLLAPLPRPNSLRDCMAIEEHVENSMDGEIADVWYDLPVYYKGNADGVVAPGETVQWPDYSEIMDYELEIAAVIGERGRDIPAEEAEKHIAGYTVFNDFSARDIQGEEMEGRLGPAKGKDFANGLGPYLVPREDIDVLSAPMTARIDGEVWSTGIVDEMYHSFADIIEHVSQSETLHPGDVIGSGTVGEGCGLELGQWLEDGDTVALEVEGIGTLEHTVIE, translated from the coding sequence GTGAAGCTCGCGACGTTCGCGGTCGACACCCCCGTCGGCCCCGTCGAGCGCATCGGGGCCGTCGACGAGTCGACCGACACCGACGATACCCCCGCGGACGAGGCCGCCCTCGTCGATCTCACCGCCGCCTACGGGGCGACTCTCGAGGCCGAGGGCGAACCCGCGCCCGCGGATCTGGCTCGCTCGCACGTCCCGCCGGAGATGATCGCCTTCCTCGAGCGCGGCGACCGGGCGATCGCGGACGCCAGAGAGGCGCTCGAGTACGCGGCCGAGACGGACGCCGAGCGCGGTCCCGGCGGTGCCAAACTCCGGTACGAGCCCGGTGAGTACCGGCTGCTCGCGCCGCTGCCGCGGCCCAACTCGCTGCGGGACTGCATGGCGATCGAGGAGCACGTGGAAAACAGCATGGACGGCGAGATCGCGGACGTCTGGTACGACCTGCCGGTCTACTACAAGGGCAACGCCGACGGCGTGGTCGCGCCCGGCGAGACGGTCCAGTGGCCCGACTACTCGGAGATCATGGACTACGAACTCGAGATCGCTGCAGTGATCGGCGAGCGCGGCCGTGACATTCCCGCAGAAGAAGCCGAGAAGCACATCGCCGGCTACACCGTGTTCAACGATTTCAGCGCCCGCGACATCCAGGGCGAGGAGATGGAGGGCCGTCTCGGGCCGGCGAAGGGCAAGGACTTCGCGAACGGGCTCGGCCCGTACCTCGTCCCCCGCGAGGACATCGACGTGCTCTCCGCCCCGATGACCGCTCGGATCGACGGCGAGGTCTGGTCTACCGGCATCGTCGACGAGATGTACCACTCCTTCGCCGACATCATCGAGCACGTCTCGCAGTCCGAGACGCTCCATCCCGGCGACGTTATCGGCAGCGGCACGGTCGGCGAGGGCTGCGGGCTCGAGTTAGGCCAGTGGCTCGAGGACGGCGATACCGTCGCGCTCGAGGTCGAGGGGATCGGTACGCTCGAGCACACCGTTATCGAGTGA